The genomic window CTCTCGGTCGCACAGGTCGGGGGCGCGCAGCCGGGCGTCGAGCTGGTCGGGCAGGGCGGAGGTGGCGATCAAGGCGACGCCCTCGGTGGCCACCGCGCCGCGCAACTCACCCAGGATCAGTGCGGCCACCGGCTCGGCGGCGGCGGGCAGCAGGGCGTCGACATCGGTGATCAGCAGCACGCCGCCGCCCTCGCGGACCCGCTGCGCCGCCGAGGCCACCGCTTTGAGCCGGTCTTCCGCACCCAGTGCGCCCGCCTCCGGGCCGTCCAGTTGCACCAGCTTGCGTCCGTCGCACACCGCGCGCACCATCGTCACCTTGCCCACGCCGGCCGGGCCCGACACCAGCACACCGAGGTTGGTGGCGGCGCCCAACGCCTTGAGTAGATGCCGCTCGTCGAGGGCGAGCTTGAGCCATTCGCTGAGCTTGGCGGCCTGCGGCTGCGAGCCCTTGAGCTCCTCGACCAGGATGTCCGGGCTGGTGATCTCGAACGGTTCCCGACTGGGAGCCGCGGTCGCGACGGTCACGGGAACGCCGGCGCCCCAACCGACTTGGGAGTTCGGCTGCACGCTGACCGGTCCCTCGGGGTCGACGCCGGTCACGGTCAGCAGCTCCGATGTCCAGCTGATGCCGACCGCCGTGGCCAGTGCCCGGGTGGCGGCCGACGTCGAGGTGCCCGGGCCCAGATCGCGGGGCAGCAGCGACACCGCGTCGCCGATGGTCATCACCTTGCCGAGCAACGCCTGGCGCAGGGTGGCCGCCGAGATCGACTGACTGGTCAGCGACGAGCCGCTCAGGGTCACCGACCGCGCGCCGTAGACAGTGACGGTGCTGACGATCACCGCGCTGCCCTCGCGTAGCCCCGCGTTGGACAGCGTCACGTCATCGAGCAGGACCGTGGTCACCGGCGAGGCCGGGTCGGCCAGGCCCGCGACGGCCGCCGTGGTCCGCGACCCGGTCAGCGACACCGCATCCCACTCCCGGATACCCAGTGCTGCAACGGCATTCGGGTGCAGCCGGACGACACAGCGACGGGAGTCGACGGCCGAGGTGTTCAGCCGCGCCGTCAGGGTGAGCCGTTGGGTCATGGAACGCGTCCGCCCGGCTTACGCAGCCCCAGGCGGGTCATCGATCGTCCGCGCGGTTTGCCCAGTCCCAGCCGCGGTATCGGCCGGCGGTGTGGCTGCTCGCGGCGGTTCGCGCGCCGCACGGCGCGCCGCTGCTCCGGTTTTTCATCCCACACCTCGGGGTGCGCGGCCAGCCAGCGCTGGTTGCGAATCGCGAACGGGATGTGGCAGAGGTAGGCGATGATAATCACCCAGATCAACACGTAGGGCGCCAACACTGCTGCGGCGGCACAGATCGCGAGGATCGCCAGCAGCGGCGCGGCCCAGGTCGGCGGCACGGCGGCGGCGTGCATCTTGCGCATCGGGATCTTGCTGATCATCAGCATCGACGTCCCGGTGATCCAGATGCACAGGAACACCGGCGAGGTCCACCAGCCATTGCCGAACTGCAGTTTGAGCCCGATCAGGCCGATCATCGAGACCGCGCCCGCCGGCGCGGGCATCCCGGCGAAGAATTCGTGCGTCCACGCGGGCTGACTGCCGTCGTCCTGCAGCGCGTTGAACCGCGCGAGCCGCAGCACCACGCAGACCGCGTAGAGCAGCACCACCACCCAGCCAGCCGGCGACGTGGCGAACAGCGTCACGTAGAGCACGATCGCGGGCGTCACGCCGAAGTTCACCGCGTCGGCCAGCGAGTCGATCTCGGCGCCGATGCGCGACTGGGCGTCCAGGATGCGGGCTACCCGGCCGTCCAGTCCGTCCAGGATCGCGGCCGCGGCGATCAGTGCCATGGCGGCCTTCGGTTGATGCTCGAGCGCGAATTTGATCGACGTCAGCCCCGCGCAGATGGACAGCACCGTCATCGCGCTGGGCAGGATCTGCAGGTTCATCGGTCGTCTGCTGCGCAGCCTGCTGCTCACGACAGGTCGGCCAATAACGTCTCGCCGCCGACGGCGCGCTGGCCCACCCGCACGACCGGTTCGGTGCCCGGCGGCAGGTAGGTGTCCAGCCGCGAGCCGAACCGGATCAGGCCGTAGGTGTCGCCGATCGACAGCTTGTCGCCGACGCGCGCGTCGCACACGATGCGCCGGGCCACCAGGCCGGCGATCTGCACGGCGACCACCTCGCCGCCGCCGGAGGTCCGGATGCGCAGGCTGGTGCGCTCGTTTTCGTTGCTCGCCGCCGGAAGATCGGCCGAACCGAACCGGCCCGCCCGGTGCTCGACGGCGATCACTTCGCCGCTGACGGGGGCGCGCTGCACGTGCGCGTCCAGGATCGACAGGAAGATGCTGACCCGCGGGCGGGGTTGTTCGCCCATGCCGAGTTCCGCGG from Mycobacterium shigaense includes these protein-coding regions:
- a CDS encoding AAA family ATPase, which encodes MTQRLTLTARLNTSAVDSRRCVVRLHPNAVAALGIREWDAVSLTGSRTTAAVAGLADPASPVTTVLLDDVTLSNAGLREGSAVIVSTVTVYGARSVTLSGSSLTSQSISAATLRQALLGKVMTIGDAVSLLPRDLGPGTSTSAATRALATAVGISWTSELLTVTGVDPEGPVSVQPNSQVGWGAGVPVTVATAAPSREPFEITSPDILVEELKGSQPQAAKLSEWLKLALDERHLLKALGAATNLGVLVSGPAGVGKVTMVRAVCDGRKLVQLDGPEAGALGAEDRLKAVASAAQRVREGGGVLLITDVDALLPAAAEPVAALILGELRGAVATEGVALIATSALPDQLDARLRAPDLCDRELTLPLPDAATRKALLEALLKPVPTGDLDIAEIASRTPGFVVADLAALVREAALRAASRASADGEPPKLNQDDLAGALTVIRPLSRSASEELTVGNVTLGDVGDMAEAKQALTEAVLWPLQHPDTFARLGIDPPRGVLLYGPPGCGKTFIVRALASTGQLSVHAVKGSELMDKWVGASEKAVRELFRRARDSAPSLVFLDEVDALAPRRGQSFDSGVTDRVVAALLTELDGINPLRDVVVLGATNRPDLIDPALLRPGRLERLVFVEPPDAAARREILRTAGKNIPLAADVDLDDIAATLDGYSAADCVALLREAALTAMRRSIDAADVTAADLDAARKTVRPSLDPAQVESLRAFAKAV
- the pssA gene encoding CDP-diacylglycerol--serine O-phosphatidyltransferase, with product MNLQILPSAMTVLSICAGLTSIKFALEHQPKAAMALIAAAAILDGLDGRVARILDAQSRIGAEIDSLADAVNFGVTPAIVLYVTLFATSPAGWVVVLLYAVCVVLRLARFNALQDDGSQPAWTHEFFAGMPAPAGAVSMIGLIGLKLQFGNGWWTSPVFLCIWITGTSMLMISKIPMRKMHAAAVPPTWAAPLLAILAICAAAAVLAPYVLIWVIIIAYLCHIPFAIRNQRWLAAHPEVWDEKPEQRRAVRRANRREQPHRRPIPRLGLGKPRGRSMTRLGLRKPGGRVP
- a CDS encoding phosphatidylserine decarboxylase: MARRPRTIGPTAEDPSFDLQHVVELVRASVPPVHPAGTPFISAGLAVALAGRNHRWLRRTGLLTAGACAAFFRHPPRVPPTRPGAVVAPADGVICVIDAAAPPAELGMGEQPRPRVSIFLSILDAHVQRAPVSGEVIAVEHRAGRFGSADLPAASNENERTSLRIRTSGGGEVVAVQIAGLVARRIVCDARVGDKLSIGDTYGLIRFGSRLDTYLPPGTEPVVRVGQRAVGGETLLADLS